The following are encoded together in the Paraburkholderia sp. BL10I2N1 genome:
- a CDS encoding sugar ABC transporter substrate-binding protein encodes MKSPLGKMLRLTAAALSLGLCAGAYAEPVAHFDFITHAPDSDAWWNTVKNGIKQADADFNVQTDYRNPPNGDVADMVQLINQAAARNYDGVVTTIADYDLLKGAVSKLKAKNIPFITANTGTEQQSADLGALMHVGQPEYLAGKEAGLRAKADGVKTFLCVNHYATNPLSFERCRGFGDAIGADSKASTLDVGTDPTGIESKVSAYLRSHPNTQAVLTLGPTSADPTIRAVNKLGLAGKIWFATFDIDSDVAKAIKDGTVRFCTDQQPYLQGYIPIAMLAIMHRSHNADIAAARKELEKDPKFIKHLQEYGLKPVYEARNISSGPGFITPQNIEQVSALAGRYR; translated from the coding sequence ATGAAATCCCCACTTGGGAAGATGCTTCGTCTGACTGCCGCAGCGTTGAGTCTGGGGCTATGCGCCGGCGCCTATGCAGAACCGGTTGCGCACTTTGACTTCATCACGCATGCGCCGGATTCGGATGCATGGTGGAACACGGTCAAGAACGGTATCAAGCAGGCCGACGCTGACTTCAACGTCCAAACCGACTACCGCAATCCGCCAAACGGCGATGTCGCCGACATGGTGCAACTGATCAACCAGGCCGCAGCACGTAACTATGACGGCGTGGTGACCACCATCGCCGACTACGATCTTCTCAAGGGAGCCGTTTCGAAGCTGAAGGCAAAGAACATTCCATTCATCACCGCCAATACCGGAACGGAGCAGCAGAGCGCTGACCTGGGCGCATTGATGCACGTAGGCCAGCCGGAGTACCTGGCAGGCAAGGAAGCTGGGCTGCGAGCGAAGGCGGATGGCGTCAAGACATTTCTGTGCGTGAACCACTACGCAACCAATCCGCTATCGTTCGAGCGTTGCCGCGGGTTCGGCGATGCGATCGGCGCGGATTCCAAGGCATCGACGCTCGACGTCGGGACGGATCCGACGGGCATCGAGTCGAAGGTCAGCGCTTATTTGCGTTCTCACCCGAATACCCAGGCCGTGTTGACGTTGGGACCGACTTCCGCGGATCCGACCATTCGCGCGGTGAACAAACTGGGTCTGGCCGGCAAGATCTGGTTTGCGACGTTCGATATTGATTCCGACGTTGCGAAGGCGATCAAGGATGGCACCGTCAGGTTCTGCACGGACCAGCAGCCCTATCTGCAGGGGTACATTCCCATCGCCATGCTGGCGATCATGCACCGGAGTCACAACGCGGACATCGCCGCGGCTCGCAAGGAACTCGAGAAGGATCCGAAGTTCATCAAACATCTGCAGGAGTATGGGCTGAAGCCTGTCTACGAGGCACGCAACATCAGTTCCGGACCGGGATTCATCACGCCGCAGAACATCGAGCAGGTATCGGCGCTCGCCGGCCGCTATCGCTAA
- a CDS encoding UTRA domain-containing protein, with translation MSEHLRRVQSTDQITAQGKLAKTLKCAAGVRWLRISSLRIDRNKDSAPVGWTDVYMDPAYTEVAQAAREQPDTLISALIEAHYGRCIAEIQQDVHAVLVSAEMAERLHVEQGSAALEIVRRYLDAAGETFEVSVSVHPAERFSVSMRLKRSES, from the coding sequence ATGTCCGAGCACTTACGTCGAGTGCAGTCGACAGACCAGATCACGGCGCAGGGCAAGCTTGCGAAGACGCTGAAATGTGCCGCCGGCGTACGCTGGCTGCGGATATCGAGCCTGCGTATCGATAGAAACAAGGACAGTGCGCCGGTGGGATGGACCGACGTCTATATGGACCCGGCGTACACCGAAGTCGCGCAGGCCGCTCGCGAGCAACCCGATACCCTGATCAGCGCACTGATCGAAGCGCACTACGGACGGTGCATCGCGGAGATCCAGCAGGACGTGCACGCAGTGCTGGTGTCGGCGGAAATGGCAGAACGGCTGCACGTGGAGCAGGGGTCCGCGGCGCTCGAAATCGTCCGGAGGTATCTGGATGCTGCTGGAGAAACGTTCGAGGTATCCGTGAGCGTCCATCCGGCAGAGCGCTTCTCCGTTTCAATGCGGCTGAAGCGCTCGGAGAGCTAG
- a CDS encoding S-(hydroxymethyl)glutathione dehydrogenase/class III alcohol dehydrogenase, whose product MRTKAAIAWKAGAPLTIEEVDLEGPRAGEVLIEVKATGICHTDYFTLSGADPEGIFPAILGHEGAGVIVDVGPGVGTLKKDDHVIPLYTPECRQCKFCLSRKTNLCQAIRSTQGKGLMPDATSRFSIDGRPLFHYMGTSTFSNYIVVPEIAVAKVREDAPFDKICYIGCGVTTGVGAVVYSAKVEAGANVVVFGLGGIGLNVIQGAKMVGADKIIGVDLNPGRVELAKKFGMTHFINPNEVENVVDHIVQLTDGGADYSFECIGNTKVMRQALECTHKGWGQSFIIGVAAAGEEISTRPFQLVTGREWKGSAFGGARGRTDVPKIVDWYMEGKINIDDLITHRLPLERINEGFELMKKGESIRSVVLY is encoded by the coding sequence ATGAGAACAAAAGCAGCAATCGCATGGAAGGCCGGCGCGCCGTTGACGATCGAAGAGGTCGATCTCGAAGGACCGCGTGCGGGCGAGGTGCTGATTGAGGTGAAGGCAACGGGCATCTGCCACACCGACTACTTCACGCTGTCGGGCGCGGACCCGGAAGGCATCTTCCCGGCGATTCTGGGTCATGAGGGTGCGGGTGTCATCGTCGATGTCGGTCCCGGTGTCGGCACGCTGAAGAAGGACGATCATGTGATTCCGCTCTACACGCCGGAATGCCGCCAGTGCAAGTTCTGCCTGTCGCGCAAGACCAACCTGTGTCAGGCGATCCGCTCGACGCAGGGCAAGGGCCTCATGCCCGATGCGACGTCGCGCTTTTCGATCGACGGCAGGCCGCTGTTTCATTACATGGGCACGTCGACGTTCTCGAACTACATCGTGGTGCCGGAAATCGCGGTCGCGAAGGTGCGTGAAGACGCGCCGTTCGACAAGATCTGCTACATCGGCTGCGGGGTGACGACGGGCGTCGGCGCCGTGGTGTATTCGGCGAAGGTCGAGGCGGGCGCGAATGTCGTCGTGTTCGGTCTGGGCGGCATCGGCCTGAACGTGATTCAGGGCGCAAAGATGGTCGGTGCCGACAAAATCATCGGTGTCGACCTGAATCCAGGCCGCGTCGAACTGGCGAAGAAGTTCGGCATGACGCACTTCATCAACCCGAACGAAGTCGAGAACGTGGTCGACCACATCGTGCAATTGACGGATGGCGGCGCGGACTACTCGTTCGAATGCATCGGCAACACGAAGGTCATGCGTCAGGCGCTCGAATGCACGCACAAGGGCTGGGGCCAGTCGTTCATCATCGGGGTGGCGGCCGCGGGCGAAGAAATCAGCACGCGGCCGTTCCAGCTGGTGACGGGCCGCGAGTGGAAGGGCTCGGCTTTTGGTGGCGCGCGCGGCCGCACCGATGTGCCGAAGATCGTCGACTGGTACATGGAAGGCAAGATCAACATCGACGACCTGATCACGCACCGTCTGCCGCTCGAACGCATCAACGAGGGCTTCGAGCTGATGAAGAAGGGCGAGTCGATCCGTTCGGTTGTGCTGTATTGA
- a CDS encoding SAM-dependent chlorinase/fluorinase, giving the protein MIALFTDFGADDIYVGQLKVALLRHTPAGTSLIDVLHTAPNFGPRAGAHLLAALRSWYLPDTVFLAVVDPGVGSERDAAVLHADGQWFVGPDNGLLSVVAARAARARSWRITWRPAMLSASFHGRDLFAPMAAWLSRGDLPSDKLDETAGLRVQLGGDDLAEVIYIDHYGNLLTGLRAATVARSARLVIAAGEVAYARVFADAQVGQAFWYENSIGLVEIAVNCGSAAAQLGVRVGDRVHVTGDQ; this is encoded by the coding sequence ATGATCGCGCTGTTTACCGACTTTGGGGCCGACGACATCTATGTCGGACAGTTGAAGGTTGCCTTGCTGCGGCACACGCCAGCCGGCACCTCCCTCATCGATGTGTTGCACACTGCCCCGAATTTCGGGCCGCGCGCAGGAGCGCATCTGCTTGCCGCGCTTCGAAGCTGGTACTTGCCGGATACGGTCTTTCTGGCCGTGGTCGACCCCGGCGTGGGCAGCGAGCGCGACGCGGCCGTGCTGCACGCCGACGGGCAGTGGTTCGTGGGACCGGACAACGGTTTGCTCTCGGTCGTGGCGGCACGCGCGGCGCGAGCCCGAAGCTGGCGCATTACATGGCGTCCCGCGATGCTCTCCGCCTCGTTCCATGGCCGGGACCTGTTCGCCCCGATGGCAGCCTGGCTCAGCCGTGGCGACCTGCCGTCCGACAAGCTGGATGAGACCGCAGGCTTGCGTGTTCAACTCGGCGGGGACGACCTGGCGGAGGTCATCTACATCGATCACTATGGCAATTTGCTGACCGGGCTGCGGGCAGCTACCGTCGCAAGAAGCGCCCGCCTCGTCATCGCGGCCGGAGAGGTCGCCTATGCGCGGGTCTTTGCCGACGCCCAGGTCGGCCAGGCCTTCTGGTATGAAAACTCGATCGGGCTGGTGGAGATCGCGGTGAATTGCGGCAGCGCCGCGGCGCAACTTGGCGTGCGCGTCGGAGATCGGGTTCACGTAACCGGAGATCAGTGA
- a CDS encoding LysR family transcriptional regulator translates to METHNALSANKDGFLRDLQLFCTVARRSSFITASTEMGISPSHVSMRIAMLEKSLGVKLFLRTTRRVSVTSDGEAAFQWAQKILEDVQGMADAFAGLKSDPRGLIRISTSLRLGREHVSPILSLLRKRYTGLEIWLELLDRRVDLVGESFDIDIRVGDVEEPHLIASKIVDSMRILCAAPAYLERAGTPRSLSDLAQHDCLLFRERDQRFGVWRVTGPDGEKSVKVTGPIASNHSDIVRQWALEGCGVIMASIWDVASSLESGALVRVLPNHQQPADVWAVTSARASSSAKIRVCVEFLKEQLTSGPFALITRGVGGP, encoded by the coding sequence ATGGAAACTCATAATGCGCTATCAGCCAATAAAGACGGCTTCCTGCGCGACCTCCAGTTGTTCTGCACGGTGGCCCGCCGCTCAAGCTTCATCACCGCCTCAACCGAGATGGGCATTTCGCCTTCGCATGTCAGCATGCGCATTGCGATGCTTGAGAAGAGTCTTGGCGTAAAGCTCTTTCTACGCACGACTCGCCGCGTGAGCGTGACGAGCGACGGCGAAGCGGCATTCCAGTGGGCGCAAAAAATTCTCGAAGACGTGCAGGGAATGGCCGACGCTTTCGCCGGACTGAAGAGCGACCCACGCGGCCTGATCCGGATCAGTACGAGCCTGCGGCTAGGCCGCGAACACGTCTCTCCGATCCTGTCGTTGCTGAGGAAACGTTACACCGGCCTCGAAATCTGGCTTGAACTGCTCGACCGACGGGTCGATCTGGTCGGCGAAAGTTTTGACATCGACATTCGGGTCGGCGATGTTGAGGAGCCGCACCTGATCGCCTCGAAGATCGTCGATAGCATGCGCATCCTGTGCGCGGCACCGGCTTATCTCGAACGGGCGGGCACGCCTCGGTCTCTGTCTGATCTCGCCCAGCACGATTGCCTGCTCTTTCGTGAACGTGACCAGCGTTTCGGTGTCTGGCGGGTGACCGGGCCCGACGGAGAAAAGTCGGTCAAGGTCACCGGCCCCATCGCATCGAATCACAGCGACATCGTGCGACAGTGGGCGCTCGAGGGCTGCGGCGTGATCATGGCATCGATATGGGATGTCGCTTCGAGTCTTGAGTCGGGCGCGCTCGTGCGTGTGCTGCCCAACCATCAACAACCCGCTGATGTCTGGGCTGTTACGTCAGCGCGCGCATCGTCGTCGGCGAAAATTCGTGTCTGCGTGGAGTTCTTGAAGGAGCAGTTGACAAGCGGGCCGTTCGCGTTGATTACGCGGGGTGTTGGCGGTCCTTGA
- a CDS encoding adenylosuccinate lyase family protein, which yields MTNRTLSMASTVVDSILFRDALGTAKMRALFSDYALVQRYIDVEVALAKAEARIGVIPVEAAEMIARESSIERIDFDHMREETDIVGYPILPLVHQLVDMCGEAGRYVHWGATTQDIMDTAVSLQVRDALDAIDSDIRELRAILAGLAKKHRDTPMAGRTHSQQALPVTFGYKVAIWLAMFDRHQERLAQLRPRVAVVEFAGAAGTLASLGEKGFEVQKALAEELGLSVPATTWHVARDGFAEAVNLLALVTGSLGKIALDIMIMASTEFAEVYEPFVKGRGASSTMPQKRNPISSELMLAAAKAVRQHAGLMVDAMIQDFERATGPWHAEWIAIPESFILSAGALHQAKFALGGLIVDTDRMEHNLGISKGLIVTEAVMMGMAPFTGRQQAHDIVYDACRTVNEKGGTLADALAAMPEVSVHFDRASIDRMTDPANYLGLAPQMVDRAVELSSVI from the coding sequence ATGACGAATCGCACTCTCTCGATGGCCAGCACCGTGGTCGATTCCATCCTGTTTCGCGATGCTCTCGGCACCGCGAAAATGCGCGCACTGTTCTCCGATTACGCGCTCGTGCAGCGCTACATCGACGTCGAAGTGGCACTGGCGAAAGCCGAGGCGCGCATCGGCGTGATTCCCGTTGAAGCGGCGGAGATGATTGCGCGCGAATCCAGCATCGAGCGGATCGACTTCGATCACATGCGCGAAGAAACCGATATCGTCGGCTACCCCATCCTGCCGCTCGTTCATCAACTCGTCGACATGTGCGGCGAAGCCGGTCGTTACGTCCATTGGGGTGCGACGACGCAGGACATCATGGACACGGCGGTGTCTCTCCAGGTGCGCGATGCACTCGACGCAATCGACAGCGACATACGCGAACTGCGCGCCATCCTCGCCGGCCTGGCGAAGAAGCATCGCGACACGCCGATGGCCGGCCGCACGCATTCGCAGCAGGCGCTGCCTGTCACCTTCGGCTACAAGGTGGCGATCTGGCTCGCGATGTTCGACAGGCATCAGGAAAGGCTTGCGCAATTGCGCCCACGCGTAGCGGTCGTCGAATTCGCAGGCGCGGCAGGAACGCTGGCGTCGCTCGGCGAGAAAGGTTTCGAGGTCCAGAAGGCGCTCGCCGAAGAACTCGGACTCAGTGTGCCCGCGACGACATGGCACGTCGCACGCGATGGATTTGCCGAAGCGGTGAACCTGCTCGCGCTCGTGACCGGCTCGCTCGGCAAGATCGCGCTCGACATCATGATCATGGCGTCGACGGAATTTGCCGAGGTCTACGAGCCCTTCGTCAAAGGCCGCGGCGCGAGCAGCACCATGCCGCAAAAGCGCAATCCGATTTCCAGCGAGTTGATGCTGGCCGCTGCGAAAGCGGTGCGCCAGCACGCGGGACTGATGGTCGACGCGATGATCCAGGACTTCGAGCGCGCGACTGGGCCATGGCATGCCGAATGGATCGCGATTCCCGAGAGCTTCATCCTGTCAGCCGGTGCGCTGCACCAGGCGAAATTCGCGCTCGGCGGCCTGATCGTCGATACCGACCGCATGGAGCACAACCTCGGCATCAGCAAAGGGTTGATCGTGACCGAGGCCGTGATGATGGGGATGGCGCCGTTCACGGGCCGCCAGCAGGCACATGACATCGTGTACGACGCCTGTCGCACGGTGAACGAAAAAGGCGGGACGCTCGCTGACGCGCTGGCCGCCATGCCCGAAGTCAGTGTGCATTTCGACCGCGCGTCGATCGACCGCATGACCGATCCCGCCAACTACCTTGGGCTCGCGCCGCAAATGGTGGACCGGGCTGTAGAACTGTCCAGCGTGATCTGA
- a CDS encoding Gfo/Idh/MocA family oxidoreductase — translation MGRRHIELIHESVRCQLTAIVDPGPAAAEVAENANVPLFRSLGELFEKNRPDGVVLATPNQLHVGQALECIAAAVPALIEKPVAHSLEEGERLRAASERATVPLLVGHHRAHSPILTKAREIIQQGKIGKLVGVMGSAVFYKPDDYFDHAPWRREAGGGPILINMIHEIGNLRSLCGEIVAVQALSSNATRGFPVEDTVPINLRFENGTLGTFFLSDTAGSARSWEQTSQENRRYPSYDDEDCYVIAGDMGSLSVPTMRLKTYAREQDRSWWKPFETGVADIDRADPLELQLAHFCDVIAGIAQPLVSVYDGLQNLRITEAIAEASRTGSTVDMGRARAIV, via the coding sequence ATCGGCCGACGCCACATCGAGTTGATTCATGAGAGCGTCCGCTGCCAGTTGACGGCCATCGTCGACCCGGGTCCCGCCGCTGCCGAAGTCGCCGAAAACGCCAACGTTCCGCTCTTCAGATCGCTCGGCGAACTCTTCGAAAAGAACCGTCCCGACGGTGTGGTGCTTGCCACGCCGAACCAGTTGCATGTCGGGCAGGCGCTGGAGTGCATCGCCGCTGCCGTGCCGGCGCTGATCGAAAAGCCGGTCGCCCACTCGCTGGAAGAGGGCGAGCGCCTGCGGGCCGCGTCTGAGCGCGCCACTGTGCCGCTGCTCGTCGGACATCATCGCGCGCACAGCCCGATCCTCACGAAGGCGCGGGAAATCATTCAGCAGGGAAAGATCGGCAAGCTCGTCGGTGTGATGGGCAGCGCCGTTTTCTACAAACCGGACGACTACTTCGACCACGCGCCATGGCGGCGTGAGGCAGGCGGAGGCCCGATCCTCATCAACATGATTCACGAGATCGGCAATCTTCGTTCGCTGTGCGGCGAGATCGTCGCCGTGCAGGCGCTGTCGTCGAATGCGACCCGGGGGTTTCCGGTAGAGGACACGGTCCCCATCAACCTGCGTTTCGAGAACGGCACGCTCGGCACATTTTTTCTTTCCGATACTGCAGGTTCGGCGCGCAGCTGGGAACAGACGTCGCAGGAAAACAGGCGCTATCCGAGCTATGACGACGAAGACTGCTACGTCATCGCCGGCGACATGGGTTCGCTGTCCGTGCCGACAATGCGCCTCAAGACCTACGCGCGCGAGCAAGACCGCTCGTGGTGGAAACCGTTTGAAACAGGCGTGGCCGATATCGACCGCGCAGACCCGCTCGAACTGCAGCTGGCGCATTTCTGCGACGTAATAGCTGGAATCGCCCAGCCGCTCGTCTCGGTCTACGACGGTCTGCAAAACCTGCGCATCACCGAGGCGATCGCCGAAGCGTCCCGCACCGGCTCAACCGTCGATATGGGGCGCGCGAGGGCCATAGTCTGA
- a CDS encoding non-heme iron oxygenase ferredoxin subunit — translation MNILQWHPVCACDDIDEEDVIEFSHNDRLYAIYHTPSGFYASAGLCTHETARLTEGLVFGEIIECPMHMGRFHIPTGIAKGAPVCINLVTHPVKIEDNKVFIGLPTD, via the coding sequence ATGAACATCCTGCAATGGCATCCGGTCTGCGCCTGTGATGACATCGACGAAGAAGACGTCATCGAGTTCAGTCACAACGACAGGCTGTATGCGATCTATCACACGCCAAGCGGCTTCTACGCATCGGCGGGGCTTTGTACCCATGAAACGGCGCGCCTGACCGAAGGGCTCGTGTTCGGCGAGATCATCGAATGTCCAATGCATATGGGGCGTTTTCACATTCCGACGGGCATCGCAAAAGGTGCGCCCGTCTGCATCAACCTCGTGACTCACCCGGTGAAGATCGAAGACAACAAGGTGTTCATCGGTTTGCCAACCGATTGA
- a CDS encoding substrate-binding domain-containing protein, whose amino-acid sequence MLAQAGDAFTDELTRSAAELEAEFAASEVRLEIISCVGASDDDVAASLRDTADAADGIAIICTNTAATTAALRKCMAAGKPVVTLITDVDADARHTYVGVNNRAAGQSAAFLIGRHLQAHTSPDVAVVVATFSYTCHEDREIGFRSLLRQRFPNVNLIEVIKGADSGAATYEATRRFLDEHGKLDAIYNVAGGNEGLAAALRERDLVGRTVYVTHEVNRVTEPLLRADAIDYLLTQDLRLLLRTAVEHLKSACEGQVVPAQAIIPIETYSRYSLY is encoded by the coding sequence TTGCTGGCCCAGGCAGGGGACGCCTTTACCGATGAGTTGACTCGAAGCGCGGCCGAACTTGAAGCGGAATTTGCCGCATCGGAGGTGCGACTGGAAATCATAAGCTGCGTGGGCGCTTCGGACGACGATGTGGCTGCAAGCCTGCGCGACACTGCCGATGCAGCAGACGGCATTGCAATCATCTGCACGAACACGGCGGCGACGACCGCGGCCCTGCGCAAATGCATGGCAGCCGGCAAGCCGGTCGTTACGCTGATTACCGATGTCGATGCCGACGCCCGTCATACCTACGTGGGTGTCAATAACCGGGCAGCCGGGCAGTCCGCCGCGTTTCTCATCGGGCGGCATTTGCAGGCACACACATCGCCCGACGTCGCGGTGGTCGTCGCGACGTTTTCCTACACCTGCCACGAGGATCGGGAGATCGGTTTCCGCTCTCTCTTGAGGCAGCGGTTCCCAAACGTCAATCTGATCGAGGTCATCAAGGGCGCGGATTCCGGGGCCGCCACCTATGAGGCGACCCGGCGCTTTCTGGACGAGCACGGCAAGCTCGATGCCATTTACAACGTGGCGGGAGGAAACGAAGGCCTGGCTGCGGCGCTGCGCGAACGCGACCTTGTGGGTCGGACGGTCTATGTCACCCACGAAGTCAACCGGGTAACTGAGCCGCTTTTGCGTGCCGACGCGATCGATTACCTGCTTACACAGGACCTTCGGCTCCTGCTGCGTACGGCGGTCGAGCACCTGAAATCCGCATGTGAAGGTCAGGTTGTTCCCGCCCAGGCAATCATCCCGATAGAGACGTATTCCCGCTACTCGCTGTATTAG
- a CDS encoding fatty acid desaturase, which translates to MSNQQDSRKVITMDDWYKCRLDRKVLKEVTRRNDRVALLHFVGFMGLVAGSGVLAWLTLGTLWCVPAFLLYGTLYAFAEAMEHELRHRTPFRSEWLNESVHWLICFMTWREQIYSRWSHAQHHTYTHLTATVPSDVEIAVRRPPNYLKLATDFLRVSHGIHHLGNIVLHSFGIVSKSAKAVVPPTEYRSMCRNSRVILLLYVGVAGWAIAADSWFPVVFLLLPRSYGAWLHELLAITQHTGLRENELDHRYSTRTIKLNRFLQFLYWNMNYHVEHHMFPNVPFHALPKLREAIEADLAPAYEGFFSAWGEILHVFRMQRRDPDYMVTPRVPGKSPSDAAEPTTETPLVAQAR; encoded by the coding sequence ATGTCCAACCAGCAAGACAGCAGGAAAGTGATCACCATGGACGACTGGTACAAATGCCGGCTCGACAGGAAGGTGCTCAAGGAGGTCACGCGGCGCAACGATCGCGTCGCCCTGCTGCATTTCGTCGGCTTCATGGGCCTCGTGGCGGGAAGCGGCGTGCTCGCGTGGCTGACGCTCGGTACGCTCTGGTGTGTACCGGCGTTCCTTCTTTATGGAACGCTCTATGCGTTCGCGGAGGCGATGGAACACGAACTGCGCCATCGCACGCCGTTCAGAAGCGAGTGGCTGAACGAGTCGGTGCACTGGCTGATCTGCTTCATGACATGGCGCGAGCAGATCTACAGCCGGTGGTCGCATGCGCAACACCATACCTACACACATCTGACGGCAACGGTCCCCTCCGACGTTGAAATTGCCGTCAGGCGGCCACCGAACTATCTGAAGCTGGCCACCGATTTTCTGCGTGTCTCGCACGGCATTCATCACCTGGGCAACATCGTCCTGCATAGTTTCGGCATCGTCTCGAAGAGTGCGAAAGCGGTCGTGCCGCCCACCGAATATCGCTCAATGTGCCGGAACTCCCGCGTGATCCTGTTGCTATACGTCGGCGTGGCCGGGTGGGCGATCGCCGCCGACAGTTGGTTCCCGGTGGTCTTCCTTCTGCTGCCGCGCTCATATGGCGCATGGCTGCATGAACTGCTTGCGATAACACAGCACACGGGACTGCGTGAAAACGAGCTGGATCACCGCTACTCGACACGAACGATCAAGCTGAACCGGTTTTTGCAGTTCCTGTACTGGAACATGAACTACCACGTCGAGCACCACATGTTTCCGAACGTGCCGTTCCACGCCTTGCCGAAACTGCGCGAGGCCATCGAGGCAGACCTCGCGCCGGCCTACGAAGGCTTCTTTAGCGCGTGGGGCGAAATCCTCCACGTTTTCAGGATGCAACGGCGCGACCCTGACTATATGGTCACGCCGCGCGTACCGGGCAAGTCGCCGTCCGACGCAGCCGAACCCACCACCGAAACGCCGCTTGTGGCTCAAGCGCGCTGA
- a CDS encoding SDR family NAD(P)-dependent oxidoreductase produces the protein MNNVNGKRLAVTGAFASLGLVAAQVLAERGARVALIGRGRAPDAGTLPSQLADAFLLGGVDLGEPAAAQEAIDTIAARLGGLDALVNVAGGFRWETVADGSVDTWDLMFQVNVKTALNASKAAIRHLVASDAGRIVNISAGAALKAGAGMGAYSASKAGVARLTEALAEELKDKGVTVNAILPSIIDTKQNRADMPDADFSRWVTPVQIGTVIAFLLSKDAQAITGALIPVTGRV, from the coding sequence ATGAACAATGTGAATGGGAAGAGACTAGCCGTCACGGGCGCGTTCGCCAGCCTCGGTCTGGTGGCAGCCCAGGTGCTGGCGGAGCGAGGTGCCCGGGTTGCGCTGATCGGTCGGGGACGGGCGCCCGATGCGGGTACGCTGCCGTCGCAACTTGCCGATGCTTTTCTGCTTGGAGGAGTTGATCTAGGCGAGCCGGCGGCAGCGCAGGAAGCAATCGATACGATCGCCGCGCGGCTCGGTGGACTTGACGCGCTTGTCAACGTCGCCGGTGGGTTCCGCTGGGAGACTGTGGCGGATGGTAGCGTCGACACGTGGGATCTGATGTTTCAGGTGAACGTGAAGACGGCGCTGAACGCATCGAAGGCGGCGATTCGCCATCTGGTCGCGAGCGACGCCGGGCGGATTGTCAATATCAGCGCGGGCGCGGCGCTGAAGGCGGGTGCCGGCATGGGCGCCTATTCGGCGTCGAAAGCGGGCGTGGCACGCCTGACCGAGGCGCTCGCCGAGGAGCTAAAAGACAAAGGGGTGACGGTCAACGCGATTTTGCCCAGCATCATCGATACAAAGCAGAACCGCGCCGATATGCCCGATGCCGATTTCAGCCGCTGGGTCACGCCAGTGCAGATCGGTACGGTCATCGCCTTTTTGCTGTCGAAAGATGCGCAGGCGATTACCGGCGCGTTGATCCCCGTTACGGGCCGCGTCTGA